A single genomic interval of Spirochaetaceae bacterium harbors:
- the rpsE gene encoding 30S ribosomal protein S5, producing MFEKLVRLNRIAKVVKGGRRFSFSALVVVGDRKGRVGYGFGKANYVADAIRKSSERARRNMVPVPRRKTTLPHAVNGRFKGSNVLLRPAAPGTGIIAGGPVRAVMEAAGITDILSKSLGSQNSMNIVKAVFAGFDGLMDAGTLAANRGKPVRELWG from the coding sequence TGCGCCTGAACCGCATCGCCAAGGTGGTGAAGGGGGGACGCCGGTTCTCCTTCTCGGCACTGGTGGTGGTCGGCGACCGCAAGGGCCGCGTCGGCTACGGATTCGGAAAGGCCAACTACGTCGCCGACGCCATCCGCAAGAGCAGCGAGCGGGCGCGCCGCAACATGGTTCCCGTGCCGCGCCGCAAGACCACCCTGCCGCATGCCGTGAACGGGCGCTTCAAGGGCTCCAACGTGCTGCTTCGTCCGGCGGCACCCGGCACCGGCATCATCGCCGGCGGCCCGGTGCGTGCGGTGATGGAGGCGGCCGGGATCACCGACATCCTGAGCAAGTCGCTTGGTTCGCAGAATTCGATGAACATCGTGAAGGCGGTGTTCGCCGGTTTCGACGGCCTGATGGACGCGGGCACGCTGGCCGCCAATCGCGGCAAGCCGGTGCGCGAGCTGTGGGGATGA
- the rpmD gene encoding 50S ribosomal protein L30 — protein sequence MRLTRSPLGSKPRHRRTLAALGLRRVGSSVRHAATPDILGMVKQVSYLLTVEPAGEDS from the coding sequence GTGCGCCTGACACGCAGTCCGCTCGGCAGCAAGCCGCGCCACCGCCGTACGCTTGCCGCCCTCGGATTGCGTCGCGTGGGCAGCAGCGTACGCCATGCCGCGACTCCGGACATCCTCGGCATGGTCAAGCAGGTGTCGTACCTGCTGACGGTGGAGCCGGCGGGAGAGGATTCGTGA